AGTGGgggataaaatactgggaaccaAGCAATTGGCCTGTTTGGAACAACGGCACTGCACTAGTTCTATCTCATGATGTAAAAGTAGAGACAATTGTAGTCGAAAATGAAGTGAGACTTtatcttagtttttatttcatgcaaaacattttagtctcgTCTTTTTTCGTCAACAAAATTGcatgttaatttagtcttagtcagtgtttttggacattggtgcaATCTTGTCATCGTCTTtgtgatggaaaaaaaggttggtGACGAACATATTTAGTCTTGTCTCGTCTGACGAAATTAACACTACAGCAGCAGCGCCATTTCCACTCACTTCAGTTGTGACTCCACCACGGAACATATGCTGCTTAATATCTCCACTGGCTGCcgactttttaacattttttttcaacatttttggcgTCAAGAATGTTTCTTGTCCCGGCTGAGCACAAATATCTCTGTTCAGTATCTTTCTAAGGTTAAATACAGCAGTGCACTATAAGGAGTCCGCTATTAGGTCACGTGACACACTGTGCAGTTTCTCATACGTGTGGGGAGTTTGCACCACTGGGTTAAATTATTAAAGGAAACATGTAATGACACATAACCAAGGATTATGAAAATAGATGATAAAGTGATTCTAATGGCCATAGACTATACTGCATGCCCTATTTGTCACTAAATACGAGTCTCTCTCAATAGAAAGATGCAAAAGCTATTCCACTGCCAAAAGatggaaaaacatattttagtggACTTAATAGTTGTTGCTAAGCGTGTAGTAAGTAGAACGTAAGATCTTTGAGAAAGCAATATTTGATCAAATGAAGGAATACCTCTCAGTACATAATCTGATTACCAACTTCCAGCATACTcacagaaatgtaaatgtgctgtatttatatagcgcttttccagtcttaacaactgctcaaagcgcttttacatctacaggaaacattcaccattcacacacattcatacactgtggccggggctgccgtacaaggtgccacctgctcatcagataaacactcacacacattcacactccaatgcgcagcaccgggagcaactcggggttcagtgtcttgcccaaggacacttcgacaatgactgcaggggcggggatcgaaccaccaaccttccgattggcaggcaaccgctctaccactgagccacagccgccccatagAAAGGGGCCCTCTACATGGACAGCTCCAGTACAAATGACAGATGACACAGAGATCTGGACAGAATGATCTGTGGATCAGTCCTGTTAGATTTTACCACAGCATTCAATGTTACTGACTATAGGTTTTCTTCTTGAAAAGCTTGGGTGTTATTGATttagaccagtggttctcaaccggtgGGGCGCGGACTCTCTCCCGGGGGGGCGCGAGTACGTGgggaaaaaactgaagaaaaaagaaaataataataatatatatattttttttttcatactttaacatgtacgtcaaaaggcacaactctgccgtgcctttgtacgtaaatgtgttatgccagtaatcgtctccgtcagatatcaaacatgaaccaattaaaatcgagatattactgtccctttgcgtagctgacgtcattacaccagctacgttgtaagcgcaatccccgcgaaattcaaattcaaaataacaGCAGCGGAGTCCGCCAatatcacagcggtgaggaatttctctaaactcgaacttaattcaaaaaagaactaatagcaagatggaggtctacgccagccttagacggactactgcagcaaaagggacaaatactcgtcgcatcgtttcaaactgactggtacggaagaagagatgtggctatgtggccgtgctaacagtgaacggcgggacctctacggggtcctggatctgaacagtcagcggctgggcccctacggggtcctggatctgaacaacccgcccgcagctttaaccaagcaggaaaagccgtcagctcatataataccggcaactacagcttcgcacattttccaccctgaaacggatcaaaacatccagtcggaaccggaccgggccgGCACGTCTTTcagccctcgccgagtcagagacgatgcaaactaaagcgccgtaaagacgagttttacaacgatgtgatcgacgccttcacgagaaagcgtcggatggattttatgtacaaatctaccgattggtgagtcagaaactattttgggcttagtgtgattgaactaatgctgctagccatctgccttcatattcagttgagcagtgtgtgttttcattgttgctgactgggactgacaaacatagccgctgtgcaataattagaactaagatggtttcataacttgcattctgatgctggacattaacgcgtgtgtgtgtgtgtgtgtgtgtgtgagtgagtgagtgagtgagtgagtgagtgagtgagtgagtgagtgagtgagtgtgagagagagagagagagagagagagagagagagagagagagagagagagagagagagagagagagagagaatgtcacccagagtatttgtctgaaatcttaactttgcgggaacacactgtcattgcggtcttcaaatcagcgtgtttagaagtcctaaggtccaggtataaacggtgggggggtcaggcttttgcggttgctcccccgagactctggaacaagttaccccccgatattcgcactgttacagatgtggctcttGTCAGATATGGTTCAACAGGACCCAGAAGCAGACAATGACGGAAGGTATTTTTACCAAGTTTATTGCAGTGTAGTCAGGACCAGTAATACAACTGGGTGGCAGGCTAGACATCAGGCAGTAGAAGCAGGCAggtaaagtaacaaaaaaaaaacaacgaccTCTCCACATGAATACGACGTAACAATCCGGCAAAGACTGAGGAGAACtgcaggtctatataaagccaCACAGAGAGAGCTGATATGAATCAGGTGTGCTAATCAGTCAGGAGAGTGAGCCTGCCCTACCCAATTaccagagagaaacaaaacacaatcaaccacacacacccccccagcCAAGTCATGATTGAGACATCCtgacagtaccccccccccgacGGCCGCCTCCAGGCGGTCCGACGGCCGCCTCCAGGCGGTCCACCGGGCTTCCCAGGGAACCGACGATGGAAGTCCCTGACCAGAGCAGCGTCCAGGATCTGCGAGCGAGGAACCCAGCACCTCTCCTCCGGACCGTACCCCTCCCAGTCCACCAGGTATTGAGAACCACGGCCGCGACGGCGGGAGTCTAGCAGGCGGCGGACTGTGTACACCCGCTCCCCATCGACGAACCGGGGCGGAGGAGCCGGAGGCGGCGGAGGGAGCAGCGGGCTGAGGGCAACAGGCTTGAGGCGGGACACATGGAAGGAGGGGTGCACCCTCATGGAGCAGGGCAACTTCAGCCGGACCACCACAGGGTTAATAATCCTCTCCACCACAAAAGGCCCGAGGAACCTAGGAGAGAGCTTGCGAGAAACAGTCTTCAAAGGCAAGTCCTTGGCGGACAGCCATACCTTATCCCCCTTAGAGTACTTGGGAGCAGGGATACGACGGCAATTGGCTTGGTGCTGGTACTGAGCCGAGGACCTCAACAGCTTGGAGCGGGCCCGATGCCACGTCCGGTGGCACCGCCGGACATGAGCCTGGACTGAGGGAACAGAAATGTCCTTCTCCTGGGAAGGAAacagaggaggctgatatcCATAAAGACACTGGAACGGCGACATACCTGTAGCAGCAGTCGGCAGAGTGTTGTGAGCGTACTCGACCCACGAAACTTGAGAAGCCCATTTGGTGGGATTATCGGAAACCATGCAGCGAAGAGTAGCCTCCATCTTCTGATTGGCACGCTCAGCTTGGCCATTGGTTTGAGGGTGATAACCGGAAGATAAACTGACAGAAGCCCCCAGAGCAGAGCAAAACCCCTTCCAGACCGCAGAGATGAACTGTGGACCACGGTCAGACACAATATCCAACGGAAGCCCGTGAATCCGGAACACCTCCCGGACAAGAACCTCCGCCATCTCCTTGGCAGAAGGTAATTTCGGAAGAGGGATTAGATGCACAAACTTGCTGAATCTGTCGACCACCGTGAGGATGGTCGTCTTACCCTCAGACGGAGGAAATCCAGTCACAAAATCCAAAGCCAGGTGCGACCAAGGACGGCGAGGAATGGATAGGGGTCGCAGGAGACCGGCGGCGGGCCTGTTAGACCCCTTGTTCCGGGCACACACAGGACAAGCAGCCACAAACGTCCGTGTATCCGCCTCCATGGTGGGCCACCAGAACCTTCTGCGAAGAAACACCAGAGAACGAGAGACTCCAGGATGGCCCGTGAGTCTAGATGAATGAGCCCATAGCAAAACCGCAGATCTCATGGAAGAAGGCACAAAAAGACAACCCGGAGGGCCGTTACCTGGACCAGGGTGTTCACGTAGCGCAGCCCTGACCTCCTCCTCAATCCTCCAGGTGATCGCTCCGACCACACAGGCGCTGGGAATCATGGTGTCCAGAGTGGCAGAATCATAGTCACACTTGCTGAATGCACGAGACAGCGCATCAGGTTTGACGTTGCGCGAACCAGGTCTGTACGTCAGTGTGAACTGGAAACGACCAAAAAACAACGCCCACCTGGCCTGTCGGGAATTCAGTCGCTTGGCGGAACGGATATACTCTAAATTCTTGTGGTCGGTCCACACCACGAATGGATGCTCATCCCCTCCAACCAGTGCCTCCACTCCTCCAGCGCCAGTTTGACTGCCAACAGCTCCCGGTCACCCACGTCATAGTTCCTTTCTGGGGGAGAGAGACGACGGGAGAAAAAAGCACAAGGATGCATCTTGTCATCAGCAGCCCGCTGAGACAGAACAGCACCAACGCCGACGTCAGAAGCATCGACTTCAACAACAAACTGTTTAGTGGAGTCAGGCTGGACCAGAATGGGCGCTGTAGTGAACCACTTCTTTAAGTCTGAAAAAGCCTCACTAGCCGTAGGCGACCACTGGAAGGTTCGAGAGGTAGAGGTGAGACACGTCAGGGGGGCAGCTACTCGGCTGTAATTGCGAATAAACCTCCGGTAAAAGTTAGCAAATCCCAAAAACCTCTGCAACTGCTTCCTGTTCCCTGGTTCAGGCCACTCTACCACTGCTTTCACCTTGCATGGATCCATCCTTATCTCACCTTGAGAGATTATATTGCCCAAAAACGTGATAGTAGGTGTATGGAATTCACACTTCTCGGCCTTTACGTAAAGACGATTCTCCAAAAGGCGTTGTAGCACCTGACGAACGTGGTGGATGTGCTCCGCTGAATCCCTGGAAAAGATCAAAATATCATCAAGATACACGAACACAAATCTGTTGAGCATGTCCCTGAGGATATCATTAACCATGCTCTGGAAGACCGCAGGGGCgttggtaagcccaaacggcaTCACCAGATACTCAAAGTGTCCAAGTGGCGTATTAAAGGCAGTCTTCCATTCGTCTCCCTCTTTAATGCGAACCAGGTGATAGGCATTGCGTAGGTCCAGCTTAGAGAAAATGACCGATCCCTGTAGAGAGTCAAAAGCAGAGGTCATGAGAGGCAATGGGTACTTGTTCTTTACCGTAATGTTATTGAGACCTCTGAAATCAATGCAGGGCCTGAGGGTGCcatcttttttccccacaaagaAGAAACCTGCTCCCAGTGGGGATGAGGAGGGACGAATAACGCCAGCTGCTAGCGACTCCTTGATGTAGGTCTCCATAGTCATGCGTTCAGGCTTGGATAGGTTGTAGAGGCGACTCCCCGGGAACGGAGAACCAGGCAATAACTCAATAGAGCAGTCGTAGGGGCGGTGAGGCGGTAAAGAGAGGGCTTGTTGTTTGCTGAAGACCAACTGAAGGTCATGATAATCAAGAGGAACATTAGATAAGTCTGGTTCTACAGTGCCCGTCACCTGACTGGAAACGGACTGGGGTGTGGCAGAGGTTAAACAGCTTGCATGACACGCAGTACTCCAACTAATGATCCTCGAGGTGGACCAGTCAATGTTAGGGTTATGGTGAACCAACCAGGGATGGCCCAGGACTAGTGGCACAAAGGGAGaactaataacaaaaaaacttatTTGTTCGATGTGGTTACCTGATAATTGTAACCTAACTGGGCAAGTGCGGGCAACCACCCGGGCCAATAACCTACCATCAAGGGCATTAGCGTCAATAGGCTTATCCAGTAGTACAGTGGGGATCTTTAACTGCTCTGCTAACACTTCATCAAGAAAACTCTCATCTGCTCCAGAATCAACAAGTGCTAACAGGCTACTAGACTGACCTTGGTAAGTGAGGGTGGCGTGAAGTTGGGTGCGTGGACGAGGAGATAGAGGGATAGCTGCTCTACTCGCTAGGATTCTCCTCCCATCTAGCGAGCTTGCCTGTTTGAAGGATTGTCGGGGCAGGATACCAGGAAGTGTCCAAACTGGCCACAATACAGACAACACTGATTAGAGATGCGGCGCTGGCGCTCCACTGGgtccagacgctggcgaccaagCTGCATAGGCTCCTCTCTAGAAGGAGAAGCACGGCGGTAGTCAGAGTTGGTGGTCCCTGGGCGAGCAGTCTCCGGAAAACGGAAGCGTCGGTGCGGGTTGACGTCACTCCCTTGTCGCGGGTTACGAGACCTCCTCCGCTCCCGCAGGCGATTGTCAATACGAATAGAGATAGAGACTAGTGCATCCAAATCCACGGGTTCGGGATAAGAGATTAATTCATCTTTTATGACCTCACTCAGACCCCTGGAAAAAGCCGCTTGGAGAGCCACCGCGTTCCAGCCGCTCCCCTCGGCCAGCGTGCGGAACTCCACGGCGAACTCAGCTACACTCCGGAACCCCTGGCGAAGAGAAAGCAACCTCGTGGAAGAGTCAGGACCACTTGCCGGATGGTCGAAAACCTTGCATAGCTCAGAGCAGAAGGTGGCGTAGGACGAGGTAGGAGTGGACTGCTTCTCCCATACAGCGGAGGCCCACTGAAGAGCATCCCCTTTCAACAGCCCAATAACAAAAGCAATCCTGGATCTGTCCAAGACGTAGGTGCGGGGCTGTTGTTCAAAAACCAAATCACACTGCATCAAAAATGATCGACAATGTCCCAAAACTCCCTCATACCGTTCCGGCGTGGGAACCCACGGTTCCCGACCTGGCAGTGTGACGGGTGGCGTGGGATCCGGCAGTGTGGGATCCGGTGGTGTTGCTGCAGTAGCGGATAGCTGAGTACGCAGCCCCGTGACGTCAGCGGTAAGTTGTCGCAGCCCATCCATAATCTCCCTGAGAGACTGACTGTGTTGTCCGAGAGTGTATTCTTGCACTGACACTGCATGTTTGACTGCGTCTAAGTCCGCTGGGTCCATACTTGGCCGGATTGTACTGTCAGATATGGTTCAACAGGACCCAGAAGCAGACAATGACGGAAGGTATTTTTACCAAGTTTATTGCAGTGTAGTCAGGACCAGTAATACAACTGGGTGGCAGGCTAGACATCAGGCAGTAGAAGCAGGCAggtaaagtaacaaaaaaaaaacaacgaccTCTCCACATGAATACGACGTAACAATCCTGCAAAGACTGAGGAGAACtgcaggtctatataaagccaCACAGAGAGAGCTGATATGAATCAGGTGTGCTAATCAGTCAGGAGAGTGAGCCTGCCCTACCCAATTaccagagagaaacaaaacacaatcaaccacacacacccccccagcCAAGTCATGATTGAGACATCCTGacagctctttttaggtccaaactcaagacatatctgttgaatcaggcttttaatccgtagctgtggtgggacagtttcattcttttgtttctttgagaccttttctgattttactgttcgctatgttcactctttctattggatgatgtaattatactcattctgtttagcaccgtagcctgctggttgctgtaaagtgttatataattacattagattgattttgatagattaattggaaatgtttcataactcagtgcctaGCCTCatactgacatcaccgcacgtcactgtGAGCCCCTCTCCCGTCCAAAAGCACTCACAGTCAGCAGTAGCCTCGCGCAGGCACAGCGCAGAGCAAagagaagacacacaccccACGGCGTCCAGGCTACAAATGAATCACGCATGCGCATGGCCGCCGCTGTTCCCGCCCTGACTTTCAGAGCGGGCTGTAAAATTTAATgttcactcactctcacacaaaaTTAAATCACTGCATTTAAATTGAATCACGACATAGCTCTCCATTCACTCTAGTCTAGTCTCTTGCCAAGTTCACTTGTGCCAGCTCTCGCTAGTCTGATCAATCTCGATAGGCCTTTACTACTAAACCCCAACAGtctttttaaagactaaacCCCAACAGtctttttaaagactaaacCCCAACAGtctttttaaagactaaacccacaaacagtatttttttaagattagatCAAATCTCAGCCCTAGCCAGTCATTATTTTAACTGCTAGGCAGTAGCTTCATTTAGCTAAaactaaccacacacacacacacacacacacacacacacacacacacacacacacacacaccaagcgttaagtattaaaacaaaattaaagatCGTCCCGACTGATTAGCCCCTGATACGTCTCTCAACATACACCATACACACAGTTACATAGTGCCAAAACTTTATTGAAAACACGTAACAAAAATGGAGAAATTTCTTGTGAGGACCAACAAGCCAACCGACGCACCAccagctgcaaaaaagcttCGAAGGTACGATGAATCATACCTGCAGTTTGGGTTTACAGTCACGGCTGATCTGAGACCTCAGTGTGTCGTGTGTGCCGAGGTGCTGGCAAACGACAGTATGAAGCCCTGCAAATTAAAAAGGCACCTAGAAACAAAGCATGCTGGCATTAAAAATAAACCGGctgaatattttaaaagaaagctTGATGGCCTCCATCAGCAACAGGCAACCATTTCAGTGCACAGCACTGTGTCTAAACAGTGTTTGGAGGCATCGTATGTAGTGGCCAAAAGGATCGGTAAACTGGGTAAACCGCATACAATCGCCGAGACTCTCATTTTGCCGGCAGCGCAAGACATGTGCAGGATAATGATAGGCGATAGTGCAGCAGCCAAACTCGGTGCAGTACCACTGTCCAATGACACAGTCGCTAGGAGAATTGTAGACATGTCCAATGATATCAGAGAGCAACTGATAGAGTTTGTAAAAATGAGTCCTTACTACGCGCTGCAGCTGGACGAATCCACTGATATTGCTGGGCAGGCACAGCTCCTCACCTATATCAGGTATCTGAGAGACAAGGTGATTGAGGAGGATGTCCTGTTTTGCCGGCCTCTTCAGTCGCACACTACAGGAGAAGCCATTTTCAATGTCCTTGATATTTTTATCCGTGAAAATGGGTTGGCTTGGGACCGATGCGTTGGCCTATGCACGGATGGTGCGCAGGCTATGACggggcgtgagcgtggcctagcTGCTCGGGTTCAGCAAGTAGCTCCACTTGTGAAATGGACACATTGCATGGTCCATCGCGAAGCACTAGCTGCTAAAAAAATGCCGGTTCTCTTTGACTCCGTGCTGAACCAATCCgtgaaaataataaatctaaTCAAATCACGGCCGCTAAACTCTCGCTTGTTTGGGGTCCTCTGCCAGGAGATGGGGTCAGGGCACGAACAGCTGCTTCTGCACACTGAAGTTCGCTGGCTCTCCAGGGGGCGGGTGTTACAGCGGTTGTATGAGCTGCGAGAGGAGGTGAAGTGGTTTTTGACAGAAATCAAATCAGATCTGGCGAAGCATCTGGATGACACTATGTGGCTTGCATCTCTGTCCTATTTGGTCGATATATTTGACCGCTTGAATGGCCTCAACCTGTCTTTGCAAGGCCGCGAAACTCACATTTTGCTCCTTGCGGACAAAGTGCACGCCTTCACACAAAAACTAGACCTCTGGCATGGCCGCATCAGTCGAGGGAACTGCGACATGTTCCCCAGCCTTGCAGACTTTATCACCAATGCAGGCGCGTCACATGATTTCTCCTCCCTATTTCAGTCAGCGTCTGAGCACCTGTCAGCAATGAGAAAACAATTTGCGACGTACTTTAAGGAGGATTA
Above is a window of Etheostoma spectabile isolate EspeVRDwgs_2016 chromosome 14, UIUC_Espe_1.0, whole genome shotgun sequence DNA encoding:
- the LOC116702046 gene encoding zinc finger BED domain-containing protein 5-like, with the translated sequence MEKFLVRTNKPTDAPPAAKKLRRYDESYLQFGFTVTADLRPQCVVCAEVLANDSMKPCKLKRHLETKHAGIKNKPAEYFKRKLDGLHQQQATISVHSTVSKQCLEASYVVAKRIGKLGKPHTIAETLILPAAQDMCRIMIGDSAAAKLGAVPLSNDTVARRIVDMSNDIREQLIEFVKMSPYYALQLDESTDIAGQAQLLTYIRYLRDKVIEEDVLFCRPLQSHTTGEAIFNVLDIFIRENGLAWDRCVGLCTDGAQAMTGRERGLAARVQQVAPLVKWTHCMVHREALAAKKMPVLFDSVLNQSVKIINLIKSRPLNSRLFGVLCQEMGSGHEQLLLHTEVRWLSRGRVLQRLYELREEVKWFLTEIKSDLAKHLDDTMWLASLSYLVDIFDRLNGLNLSLQGRETHILLLADKVHAFTQKLDLWHGRISRGNCDMFPSLADFITNAGASHDFSSLFQSASEHLSAMRKQFATYFKEDYRSFAWVRDPFVCTANELSIDMQEQLIELKSDSRLKELFSSCPLSSFWASLMQEYAELWVPNLRPVSRMRLFACSCEALTAWLG